The DNA region CCGAGTACGGATCGGTCACCATCATGTTCAGCGTGATGACCGGGTCATCATGCAGGCCGTCGCTCTTGGTGTCTGCGGGGATGAGCTTGTTCTCGATCGCGAACTTCGTCACCGCGCTGTAGGTGTAGTGCTCGGACACGTGCGCCACGATGGGCTTGCCCGCCCATTCCTTCGTGTACTTCTCGGCGACGGCCGTCATGCCGCGTCCGTTGCCGCCGCTGTCACCAATCATGATGATGTGCTCGAAGCCGTGCTGCCGCATGCTCATCACGATGTCGCTCAAGAGCGCATTAAACGTCTCCTCGCGCATGCTGATGGTGCCCATCGTGGCCATGTGGCTCGATCTCGTATCCAGGTTGCCTTCGGGCACAAACGGCACGATGGGTGCGCAGAGCGCGTCGCCGAGTTTGCGTGCAATCGCGTCGCAGTTCGCCTTGAGCACGTAGTTGTGTTTGCCAAGCGCAAGCCACGGCCCGTTCGGTTCAATGCCGCCGGTGGCAATAATGACCGTGGTTTTGCCGGCCTTCATCGCATCGCGCACATCCATCCACGTCATCTCTTCCAGCCACACGGTGTCGGCCTTCGGCAGTGGATTGGGTGCGTCGGGGCAGTTGTACGGACTGTTCTCACACGCGCCGCCACCCATCGCGGGTAGCCTCGGGGCGCCGCCGCGGCCCTGACGGCCACCAGCGGGAGGCTGCCCGCCGACTCTGCCACCGATGGTCGTCGGAGGCTGTTGTGTCGGAGGCGGTGGCGGTGCGGTCTGCGCCGCCGCCAGCACACCGGCGCTGACGGCCGCGCCTGCGACGAGCAGAGACGCGGTCATGACAGTGAAAGACAGGGGCTTCGTCATTCCAGAACTCCTCGAAACACTCACAAGCGGTTAACGGGATGAATCAGGGACGTACGCAATGCAGTCAATTTCGACGCGCAGGCCCACGCCAGGCAACGCGGCGGCCTGAATGGTGGTGCGTGCGGGGCGGTGGTCACCAAACATGCGCGAGTACACGGCGTTCATCGCCTGAAACTCGCCCATGTCGAGCAGGAAGACGCCACACCGCAGCACGTACTGCAGGTCGGATCCCGCAGCCTGCAGAATCGCCTGCAGGTTTTTCAAACACTGCTCGGTCTGGAGGGTGGCGTCGGCGCCCGCCAGCTTGCCGGTGGATGGGTCGGTGGCACCCTGGCCGGACACAAAGACGAGACGTTCAAACCCCATCCCCGGCGAATACGGCCCAACAGGGGCGGGCAGGTTGGGGGCATGGACAGGACGATGATCGGGCATGGGCTCAGAAGGCTCCTTAAAAACGGTGCCCCATTCTAGCCCCTGAAAGCGGGCCTGCTATGCTGCATTTGGTGGCCACGCACATCGATCCCGTCTGCGGCATGACCGTGGACCCTGCAAAGAACAAGGGCGGTTCGTTCGAGTTCGAGGGGACGACGTACTACTTTTGCGGACAGGGTTGCCGGCTGAAGTTCGAAGCCGACCCCACAGGCTGGCTCAAGAGCGGGCCGAAGGGCATGGGCAAGCCTACGGCGGGGCAAGCCGTTCCAGTCACTCTGACCTTGAAGCGTCCCGCCTCCGCAACACAGGACTCCGGGACTTCAAGACCCCTGGACTCCAGGACCCCAGGCCCCGGGTTCCCAAGTCTGGATCTGCCCCATGGACCCGGAAATCCGGGAGTCGAAGCCGGGCGACTGTCCGAAGTGCGGCATGGCGCTTGAGCTGGAAATCACGTCGCTTTCTGCGGAGGAGCCCGAGAACCACGAACTCAAGGACATGACGCGCCGGTTCTGGATTTCGGCCGCGTTGAGTGTGCCCGTGATGGCGGTGGCGATGGTCGAGATGTTCGGGCTTGCACCACTCTCGATGCGGTCAGCCGCGTGGATCCAGTTCGCGCTGGCCACACCTGTGTGCCTTTGGGCCGCGTGGCCGTTTTACCTGCGCGCCGTGAACTCGGTGCGAACCGGCAACCTGAACATGTTCACGTTGATTGGCCTGGGTGTCGGCGTCGCCTTCGGCTACAGCGTGGTGGCCACACTTGCACCGGGAGTCTTCCCGCACCAGTTCAGCCACAACGGCGCCGTGGCTGTGTACTTCGAGGCGGCAGCCGTCATCGTGACCTTGATCCTGCTCGGCCAGGTGCTCGAACTGCGCGCCCGCAGCCAGACTGGGTCGGCCATTCGCAAACTGCTGGGTCTGTCGCCGGCCACCGCGCGCCAGGTGAAGGAAGACGGCAGCGAACACGAGGTGCCACTCGCCTACGTGCACGCGGGTGATCGCCTTCGCGTCCGCCCCGGCGAGAAAATACCCGTGGATGGCGTCGTGCTCGAAGGCTCGAGCCGCGTGGACGAATCGATGATCAGCGGCGAACCCGTTCCCGTCAAGAAGGAGCCGAACGACAAGGTTGTCGGCGCCACGATCAACGGGACGGGCTCGTTCATCATGCGCGCCGAACGCGTCGGCGGCGACACCCTCCTCGCCCGCATTGTCGCGATGGTGGCCGAAGCGCAGCGCAGCCGCGCACCGATT from Acidobacteriota bacterium includes:
- a CDS encoding YHS domain-containing protein; protein product: MLHLVATHIDPVCGMTVDPAKNKGGSFEFEGTTYYFCGQGCRLKFEADPTGWLKSGPKGMGKPTAGQAVPVTLTLKRPASATQDSGTSRPLDSRTPGPGFPSLDLPHGPGNPGVEAGRLSEVRHGA
- a CDS encoding reactive intermediate/imine deaminase; this translates as MPDHRPVHAPNLPAPVGPYSPGMGFERLVFVSGQGATDPSTGKLAGADATLQTEQCLKNLQAILQAAGSDLQYVLRCGVFLLDMGEFQAMNAVYSRMFGDHRPARTTIQAAALPGVGLRVEIDCIAYVPDSSR
- a CDS encoding creatininase family protein; this translates as MTKPLSFTVMTASLLVAGAAVSAGVLAAAQTAPPPPPTQQPPTTIGGRVGGQPPAGGRQGRGGAPRLPAMGGGACENSPYNCPDAPNPLPKADTVWLEEMTWMDVRDAMKAGKTTVIIATGGIEPNGPWLALGKHNYVLKANCDAIARKLGDALCAPIVPFVPEGNLDTRSSHMATMGTISMREETFNALLSDIVMSMRQHGFEHIIMIGDSGGNGRGMTAVAEKYTKEWAGKPIVAHVSEHYTYSAVTKFAIENKLIPADTKSDGLHDDPVITLNMMVTDPYSVRWAERVKAGKASIDGVSIADKDKAIAAGKQIVDFRATVTADAIRKVRGK